In the Candidatus Syntrophosphaera sp. genome, one interval contains:
- a CDS encoding IS630 family transposase: MATATLSFQTGDNRPIQVFFQDEARFGRINIPVRCWAPKGQRPTVSRQIVRQYIYAYSAVNPKNGDIFSILAPNCDTEIMSLFIQELSEEYRNNRNIIIMDKAGWHTTNYLKQFDNIRLIFLPPYSPELNPTEHLWSKIRDLKFRNTAYGSLDDVQKALVESFSYLDNNKEMVSKLTYFKWLNLDT; this comes from the coding sequence CTGGCAACCGCCACTCTAAGCTTCCAAACAGGCGACAACCGACCGATTCAGGTTTTCTTTCAAGACGAAGCCCGCTTCGGCCGGATCAATATTCCGGTCAGGTGCTGGGCACCAAAAGGCCAGAGACCGACTGTCTCCAGACAGATCGTCCGACAATACATCTATGCCTATTCGGCGGTAAATCCAAAAAACGGAGATATATTCTCCATTCTGGCGCCCAACTGCGATACCGAAATAATGTCTCTGTTCATACAGGAACTCTCTGAAGAATATCGCAATAATCGTAACATCATCATCATGGACAAGGCTGGTTGGCATACCACAAATTACCTCAAGCAATTTGATAACATCCGGCTGATATTCCTGCCCCCTTATAGCCCTGAACTGAATCCCACCGAACATCTTTGGTCAAAGATCAGAGACCTGAAATTCAGGAATACAGCCTATGGATCACTTGATGATGTGCAGAAAGCTCTGGTTGAAAGTTTCTCGTACCTGGACAACAATAAAGAGATGGTCTCAAAGCTGACCTATTTCAAGTGGCTAAATTTGGATACATGA
- a CDS encoding winged helix-turn-helix domain-containing protein, translated as MRQIRVSDALPAEELKRRMLCSKDIGERNRWQALYMAKAKGLQAKQIADMIGVSIYTVNKWVYKYNHHGEQSIYSQKRGGNRTSFLSWEEEEELLSEIGKRAKDGLVVVIKTIKAEVEASIGHPVSKDYPYDLLHRHGWRRTAPRPKHPKQDTEKQEEFKKNSRNTWQPPL; from the coding sequence ATGAGACAGATTCGAGTAAGCGATGCTTTGCCGGCAGAAGAGCTCAAGCGCCGAATGTTGTGCAGTAAAGACATTGGAGAGCGCAATCGGTGGCAAGCCCTCTATATGGCTAAGGCAAAGGGACTTCAAGCCAAGCAGATAGCAGACATGATCGGTGTTTCAATATACACGGTCAACAAATGGGTATACAAATACAACCATCATGGAGAACAGAGCATTTACAGTCAGAAACGAGGTGGCAACCGCACCTCCTTTCTGAGTTGGGAAGAGGAAGAAGAGCTTCTGTCAGAAATCGGCAAGAGGGCCAAGGATGGCTTGGTGGTTGTGATCAAAACAATCAAGGCAGAAGTAGAAGCCAGCATAGGACATCCTGTCTCCAAAGATTATCCTTATGATTTGTTGCACCGTCATGGCTGGAGGAGAACGGCGCCCAGGCCCAAACATCCCAAGCAAGATACAGAAAAACAGGAAGAGTTTAAAAAAAACTCCCGGAACACCTGGCAACCGCCACTCTAA
- a CDS encoding S8 family serine peptidase produces the protein MKKLILIISLIIAISAMFALKFDPDYFVSKSIIVCFTKAAVANDTGRIDTTLENGQLKTGLTSFDRLAAKYNIVELQQMHPYVKVPTWNDNGLYLQNTYRLILDSDDRIDDAVEELAQNENLLYAELEGIVRSKFVPNDPMVTSQYVHARIRSYEAWDYIQGSFDVKLAITDSGVKWNHPDLRANIWINPAEAPGMTINWDAGTISGGDGVDAGEGGNKIDDLVGWDFYNNDNNPIQTWTANDHGTHVAGCAAAVGNNAIGVVGTSPIVSIISCKGSSNTSNSTGISYAYDQVKYAAEVGAHIINCSWGSTGSGTYPNSIVNYATALGALVIAAAGNENMEHTSSYQDYPADCTNALCVASTGQNDVKSGFSDYGLPIDICAPGEGILSTIIANNGYDAYDGTSMASPVVAGVAALVKALHPTMTPAQLRQRLMLTADYIYDVNPTYINNQGDGLLGAGRVNAFAATMYDKIPNITIDDTMLEEFSGDGDGVANPGEVVRLKVSLNNYLSDNGLAWLTAENLVATLSCNYPGVTIIDATASYGNLTPGSTMWNNSQPFKISTVASLPSEPIPFELSVSANADAPFPYTKVLPFSAELSLIQHGWPYNVGGASTSSPVLYNLDTQPDKEIIFGDQSGNIRAMKSDGVTMLPGFPIQAGAAVVGSFAMSDVNADGLKEFAASLSNNSIMLFNQNGNVLWTVPAGGTLRAGPVIASLEMDAQRQIITATQTGNLIVLNADGSDYPNFPVSVGGAVLGPPAIADLNGDGVHEILVATLNGNLSAINSATGQNLPGFPVAMRGGSQNPITIANLDADTHPEIIVNTSTAGYIQAFNHDGSLFFEKNVGGQIKTGAVVADVNNDGTQEIIVIGAAGVINILNSNGTDLPGTPINVGQAVECTPTVARFDNDDYAGIIFGDTNGFLHSVRLDGTESSNFPINITGNIKVSASLADVDLDGDLDIAIPNDAGFFVIDIKRPAQSIQWPCYMGTYNRAGNVYQYTPVEDNYIPVVATGLSGNFPNPFNPSTQIRFELASNDAVSIEVFNQKGQLVRTLLNTNLPAGRHQAEWNGTDDNGSPVSSGVYFYRMKSGKFSSTRKMVLMK, from the coding sequence ATGAAAAAGCTGATCTTAATCATCTCGCTCATCATTGCGATCAGCGCCATGTTCGCGTTGAAATTTGATCCCGACTATTTCGTCTCCAAGTCGATCATCGTCTGCTTCACCAAGGCAGCGGTAGCCAACGACACGGGAAGAATAGACACCACCCTGGAGAACGGCCAGCTGAAGACCGGCCTGACATCCTTCGACAGGCTCGCAGCCAAATACAACATTGTGGAACTGCAGCAAATGCATCCCTATGTGAAAGTCCCCACCTGGAACGATAACGGCCTCTACCTGCAAAACACCTATCGCCTGATCCTGGACTCTGACGACAGGATCGACGACGCTGTCGAGGAACTGGCCCAGAACGAAAACCTGCTCTACGCGGAGTTGGAAGGTATTGTGCGCAGCAAATTCGTACCCAATGATCCGATGGTCACCTCCCAATATGTGCACGCCCGGATCCGCAGCTATGAAGCCTGGGACTACATCCAGGGCTCATTCGATGTGAAGCTGGCCATCACCGATTCAGGCGTCAAATGGAACCACCCCGATCTGCGTGCCAACATCTGGATCAATCCAGCCGAAGCGCCAGGCATGACCATCAACTGGGATGCCGGCACCATATCCGGCGGCGACGGTGTTGACGCTGGCGAAGGCGGAAACAAGATCGACGACCTCGTGGGCTGGGACTTTTACAACAATGATAACAATCCCATCCAAACCTGGACAGCCAACGACCATGGCACACACGTAGCTGGATGCGCCGCGGCAGTGGGCAACAACGCCATCGGCGTAGTCGGCACCTCACCCATCGTTTCCATCATCTCCTGCAAAGGCTCTTCCAATACCAGCAATTCCACCGGTATTTCCTACGCCTATGACCAGGTCAAATACGCCGCCGAGGTTGGCGCCCATATCATCAATTGTAGCTGGGGCAGCACTGGAAGCGGGACCTATCCCAATTCCATCGTGAACTACGCCACCGCTCTCGGTGCATTGGTCATAGCCGCCGCGGGAAACGAGAACATGGAGCACACCTCTTCCTATCAGGATTATCCCGCCGACTGCACCAATGCCCTATGTGTGGCTTCCACTGGCCAGAACGACGTCAAGTCAGGATTTTCAGACTACGGTTTGCCCATAGACATCTGCGCGCCGGGCGAAGGCATTCTCTCCACAATCATTGCCAACAACGGCTACGATGCCTATGACGGCACTTCGATGGCCTCGCCTGTCGTGGCCGGTGTGGCAGCCCTGGTCAAAGCTTTGCATCCGACCATGACCCCCGCCCAGTTGAGGCAAAGGCTGATGCTAACAGCAGATTATATCTACGACGTGAATCCCACCTACATAAACAACCAGGGTGACGGTCTTCTGGGAGCCGGCAGGGTCAACGCCTTTGCCGCCACCATGTATGACAAGATACCCAACATCACCATAGACGACACCATGCTAGAGGAATTCTCAGGCGACGGAGACGGAGTCGCCAATCCCGGCGAAGTCGTCAGGCTCAAGGTTTCGCTGAACAACTATCTCTCCGATAACGGACTGGCCTGGCTGACAGCCGAAAACCTGGTCGCCACGCTGAGTTGCAACTATCCCGGAGTAACCATCATCGATGCTACCGCCAGCTATGGCAACCTGACCCCTGGCAGCACCATGTGGAACAACAGCCAGCCCTTCAAAATCAGCACCGTGGCCTCTCTGCCTTCAGAGCCCATTCCTTTTGAACTATCAGTATCGGCCAATGCCGATGCTCCCTTCCCCTACACCAAGGTTTTGCCCTTCAGCGCAGAACTCTCGCTAATCCAGCACGGCTGGCCATACAACGTCGGCGGTGCCTCAACTTCAAGCCCCGTTCTTTACAATCTGGACACCCAGCCCGACAAGGAGATCATCTTTGGCGACCAATCCGGCAACATCCGCGCCATGAAATCAGACGGAGTGACCATGCTTCCCGGATTCCCCATCCAGGCCGGGGCCGCGGTAGTTGGCTCCTTTGCCATGAGCGATGTCAACGCGGATGGTTTGAAGGAATTTGCCGCCTCACTTTCCAATAACAGCATAATGCTTTTCAACCAGAACGGAAACGTGCTCTGGACGGTTCCGGCTGGGGGAACGCTGCGCGCAGGCCCAGTCATCGCCTCCCTGGAAATGGACGCACAGCGCCAGATCATCACTGCCACCCAGACCGGCAACCTTATTGTGCTCAATGCCGATGGCTCTGATTATCCGAACTTTCCCGTCAGCGTTGGCGGGGCCGTGCTTGGACCACCTGCCATCGCTGATCTGAACGGAGACGGTGTCCACGAGATCCTGGTCGCCACCCTGAACGGCAACCTGAGCGCCATCAACAGCGCCACGGGTCAGAACCTTCCGGGATTTCCGGTCGCCATGCGGGGCGGAAGCCAAAACCCCATCACCATTGCCAACCTGGACGCGGACACCCATCCCGAGATCATTGTCAACACCAGCACTGCCGGCTATATCCAGGCTTTCAACCATGACGGCAGCCTGTTCTTTGAAAAGAACGTCGGCGGCCAGATCAAGACCGGAGCTGTAGTCGCGGATGTCAACAACGACGGCACACAGGAGATCATCGTGATAGGGGCGGCTGGTGTAATCAATATCCTAAACTCGAACGGAACTGACCTGCCCGGAACACCCATCAACGTCGGCCAGGCTGTTGAATGCACCCCCACTGTAGCCCGCTTTGACAACGATGACTATGCCGGCATCATCTTCGGCGATACCAACGGTTTCCTGCACAGCGTCCGTCTGGACGGCACCGAATCCAGCAACTTCCCGATCAACATCACGGGAAACATCAAGGTTTCCGCTTCGTTGGCAGATGTGGACTTGGACGGTGATCTCGATATCGCGATCCCCAACGATGCGGGGTTCTTTGTTATTGATATCAAACGTCCCGCCCAAAGCATCCAGTGGCCCTGCTACATGGGTACCTACAACCGGGCTGGGAACGTCTATCAATATACTCCCGTTGAAGATAACTACATCCCTGTGGTTGCCACCGGCCTCAGCGGAAATTTCCCCAATCCTTTCAACCCAAGCACCCAGATCAGATTTGAGCTTGCCTCCAATGACGCGGTCAGCATCGAGGTCTTCAATCAGAAGGGGCAGTTGGTAAGGACATTGCTGAACACGAACCTTCCCGCCGGCAGACACCAGGCGGAATGGAACGGAACCGACGACAATGGCTCCCCTGTCAGCAGTGGCGTCTATTTCTATCGCATGAAATCCGGAAAATTCTCCTCCACCCGCAAGATGGTGTTGATGAAATAA
- a CDS encoding XdhC family protein, with the protein MDKQEYYAVLNELVSRNEAAWQVTVVQTEGSSPAKPGMKMLIPLSGKAIGNLGGGEMEHHIIAKVCEEQPPRTLLLSFVLSEQGDTASLDIGIPTAMICGGKVTVFIEPLFSSKLLDIVGAGHCGKALARLAGLCGYRTRLIDNRREVLAEISPEICADLHFSDYSNLEAHIRFGLQARIVIMTHGHSHDRHVLEQCLGKPYGYLGMIGSTAKVAATLEKLHQKGFLPDELARVHTPIGLPIGSQTPYEIAVSILAQLIQLDSGKESS; encoded by the coding sequence ATGGATAAGCAAGAATACTATGCCGTCTTGAACGAGTTGGTTTCCCGCAACGAAGCGGCCTGGCAAGTAACGGTCGTCCAGACCGAAGGCTCATCTCCGGCAAAACCAGGCATGAAAATGCTGATTCCCCTTTCCGGCAAGGCCATCGGCAACCTCGGAGGAGGTGAGATGGAACATCACATTATCGCCAAAGTATGCGAGGAACAGCCTCCCAGAACGCTCCTGCTATCCTTTGTGCTTTCCGAACAGGGGGACACCGCCAGCCTGGACATCGGCATCCCCACGGCCATGATCTGCGGGGGAAAGGTGACCGTGTTCATCGAACCGCTCTTTTCCTCCAAACTCCTTGACATAGTGGGAGCTGGCCATTGCGGCAAAGCTTTGGCCCGTCTGGCCGGACTTTGCGGCTATCGAACCCGCCTCATCGACAACCGCCGGGAGGTCCTGGCAGAGATATCTCCTGAGATCTGCGCGGACCTCCATTTCAGCGATTACAGCAACCTTGAAGCTCATATCCGCTTTGGCCTCCAGGCGAGGATCGTGATCATGACCCACGGCCACAGCCACGACCGGCACGTCCTGGAACAATGCCTCGGCAAGCCTTATGGCTATCTGGGCATGATCGGCAGTACTGCCAAGGTCGCCGCCACGCTGGAAAAACTACACCAAAAAGGCTTTCTGCCTGATGAACTGGCCCGGGTCCACACCCCCATCGGCCTACCCATCGGCTCCCAAACCCCATACGAGATAGCCGTTTCCATCCTCGCCCAGCTTATCCAACTCGATTCAGGCAAAGAATCATCCTGA
- a CDS encoding RNA methyltransferase — protein MKPLISYSQRKFQALDAPGRIKALNKLLTALETVLGDPACSSPLLSQIRLCIGWMEKPLPQSVLRLANDLGNDPDPHQISQAITRFQGSLGLTFKDGQIAVLKGDGLRVSDPAAKERAQNVIVILDNLRSVFNIGSIFRGVECLAIKEIWLCGVSATPAHPALEKTARGTANRVSWRYFERTPEAIETAKAAGYHLYALETTQNSQSVFKSDYRFPLALVLGNESLGISEEVLALCAHQVSLPVQGWKNSLNVAVAFSVCAYQIVFGPGPAEQGGNNG, from the coding sequence ATGAAACCCCTCATATCCTACAGCCAAAGGAAGTTCCAAGCCTTGGACGCCCCTGGCCGGATCAAGGCTCTAAACAAGCTTCTGACAGCCCTGGAAACAGTTTTGGGCGATCCCGCCTGCTCCTCTCCCCTGCTCTCTCAGATCAGGCTCTGTATCGGCTGGATGGAAAAGCCCCTTCCGCAGAGTGTTCTGAGGCTGGCAAACGATCTGGGGAATGATCCTGATCCACACCAGATCAGCCAGGCAATAACACGTTTTCAAGGCTCACTGGGCCTCACTTTCAAAGACGGCCAGATCGCGGTTCTCAAGGGTGACGGACTCCGCGTTTCCGATCCCGCCGCCAAAGAGCGGGCTCAGAACGTCATCGTAATTTTAGACAACCTACGCTCAGTTTTCAATATTGGCTCCATCTTCCGCGGTGTCGAATGCCTGGCCATAAAGGAGATCTGGCTCTGCGGCGTTTCCGCCACACCCGCTCATCCTGCCTTGGAAAAAACCGCCCGAGGTACTGCCAACCGGGTATCCTGGCGCTATTTTGAGCGGACCCCGGAAGCTATCGAGACCGCCAAAGCTGCCGGCTATCACCTTTACGCGTTGGAAACCACCCAAAACTCCCAATCCGTCTTTAAATCCGATTACCGGTTCCCTCTGGCCCTGGTGCTGGGCAACGAAAGCCTGGGTATCTCCGAAGAGGTTTTGGCCCTTTGCGCCCATCAAGTCTCCCTCCCCGTCCAGGGCTGGAAAAACTCGCTCAATGTGGCCGTCGCCTTTTCCGTATGCGCCTATCAGATCGTTTTTGGCCCCGGCCCGGCCGAACAAGGAGGAAACAATGGATAA
- a CDS encoding HAD family hydrolase, giving the protein MTAKGIKRAVFLDRDGCLSPDQFGYISDPAGYQIYPFTGEALRILRDMGFLLFVVTNQSGIARGYFDIPALNRVHARLRELLTEQGVNLDALYFSPYFAAGTVPPYNIAHEDRKPGLGMFKRALREHHFDPGRSWMIGDRQTDVEFGKRAGLKTILILSGHGAEEMLLNMRKWQHQPDFIAENLLTAAKLIQMQNR; this is encoded by the coding sequence ATGACAGCAAAAGGTATTAAGCGCGCCGTCTTCCTGGACAGGGACGGCTGCCTCAGCCCCGACCAGTTCGGCTACATCTCAGATCCCGCTGGTTACCAGATCTATCCCTTCACCGGCGAAGCCCTAAGGATCCTGCGGGATATGGGTTTCTTGCTCTTCGTGGTAACCAACCAGTCCGGCATCGCAAGAGGCTATTTTGACATACCGGCTTTAAACAGGGTCCACGCTCGCCTGCGCGAACTGCTCACGGAACAAGGCGTGAATCTGGACGCGCTCTATTTTTCACCCTATTTCGCCGCAGGGACAGTTCCCCCCTATAACATCGCCCACGAAGACCGCAAACCCGGGCTGGGCATGTTCAAACGCGCCCTGCGGGAACACCATTTCGACCCAGGCCGCTCCTGGATGATCGGTGACCGCCAAACGGATGTTGAGTTCGGCAAAAGGGCAGGCCTGAAAACCATCCTGATCCTCAGCGGCCACGGAGCCGAAGAGATGCTGTTGAATATGCGGAAATGGCAGCACCAGCCTGATTTCATCGCCGAAAACCTGCTCACGGCGGCCAAACTGATCCAGATGCAGAACCGATGA
- a CDS encoding Do family serine endopeptidase yields the protein MTTWKRILPLLLAVSLMSCAVAQTGKTALINENGPNPVVRVVRQVREAVVQIKVESKVTVQNFRNPFFDDPWFRQFFPEQRQQQRPVTSMGSGFIYEFNPQTREAFIMTNNHVVEKGREGTITVTLADKISYTATLVGLDPNTDVAVIKITLKEGDTITIAPLGDSSNLEIGDWAIAIGNPFGDSGLDRTVTLGVISAIGRSNLNFGSGSPIYQDYIQTDAAINPGNSGGPLLNINGEVIGINSAITSTSGGNIGIGFAIPVNLAKRVVEDLVANGKVTRAYIGISPQEITSDLMDAFNLTEVSGVLVAKVELDSPAHKAGLEAGDVILEFNGEKVPNVSKFRIAVATSRVGTKVPVRIIRENKVQTVHIQLDSYPEDGPLASSEEPEVNGGPGITVEATDSAYARRNNITAEKGVIISTIEPNSAAAKAGLQVGFVILRVDRDVVNTPEEYESAMQKALDRIKKEDRKIITLYVMDRNKNEQFTVLRFD from the coding sequence ATGACAACTTGGAAAAGAATCCTGCCGCTTCTTTTGGCGGTAAGCTTGATGTCTTGCGCGGTGGCGCAGACAGGCAAGACAGCTCTGATCAACGAGAACGGTCCCAACCCTGTGGTACGGGTGGTGCGACAGGTGCGGGAAGCCGTGGTCCAGATCAAGGTGGAATCGAAGGTCACGGTGCAGAACTTCCGCAATCCCTTCTTCGACGATCCCTGGTTCCGCCAGTTTTTCCCCGAACAGCGCCAGCAGCAGCGTCCCGTGACCTCCATGGGCAGCGGTTTCATCTATGAATTCAACCCCCAAACCCGCGAAGCCTTCATCATGACCAACAACCACGTGGTGGAAAAAGGCAGGGAAGGCACGATCACGGTCACTTTGGCGGACAAGATCAGCTACACTGCGACCCTGGTCGGCCTCGATCCCAACACCGATGTGGCTGTGATCAAGATAACCCTCAAGGAAGGCGACACGATCACGATCGCGCCCCTGGGAGATTCATCCAACCTGGAGATCGGAGATTGGGCCATTGCCATCGGCAATCCCTTCGGTGATTCCGGACTCGACCGCACCGTTACCCTGGGTGTGATCTCAGCCATCGGCAGGTCCAACCTCAACTTTGGCTCCGGCTCGCCCATTTATCAAGACTATATTCAGACCGACGCCGCGATCAATCCCGGTAATAGCGGCGGACCGCTCCTCAACATCAACGGCGAGGTCATTGGCATCAATTCCGCCATCACCAGCACCAGCGGCGGCAACATCGGCATCGGCTTCGCCATTCCTGTCAACCTCGCCAAGCGCGTGGTCGAAGACCTGGTCGCCAACGGAAAAGTGACCCGCGCCTATATCGGCATCTCGCCCCAGGAGATCACTTCTGACCTGATGGACGCTTTCAACCTCACCGAGGTCTCTGGTGTGCTGGTCGCCAAGGTGGAGCTCGATTCGCCCGCCCACAAGGCTGGACTGGAAGCCGGGGACGTGATCCTGGAATTCAATGGTGAGAAGGTACCCAATGTCTCCAAATTCCGCATCGCGGTGGCCACCTCGAGGGTGGGGACCAAGGTCCCGGTCAGGATCATCCGCGAAAACAAGGTCCAGACCGTCCATATCCAACTGGATTCCTATCCTGAGGACGGTCCCCTGGCCAGTAGCGAGGAACCTGAGGTAAATGGTGGCCCCGGCATCACGGTCGAGGCCACGGACAGCGCCTATGCCCGCCGCAACAACATCACCGCCGAGAAAGGTGTGATCATCAGCACCATCGAGCCCAATTCAGCCGCCGCGAAAGCCGGTCTGCAGGTGGGGTTTGTCATCCTGAGGGTGGACCGTGACGTCGTGAACACTCCTGAAGAATATGAAAGCGCCATGCAGAAAGCACTAGACAGGATCAAAAAGGAAGACAGGAAGATCATTACCCTCTACGTCATGGACCGCAACAAGAACGAGCAGTTCACAGTGCTCCGCTTCGATTGA
- the recG gene encoding ATP-dependent DNA helicase RecG codes for MERSEYRKDTSMQVKFLRGVGEVRARQLGNVGIKTVLDLFEYFPRAYLNRVIDRSIKELRPGNHIALTSMVSWVEQRGTRKGKDMLNVGISDGRAILVCTWFSYPQKYLELLKPGVTIWVAGTLSEYNGQLQLMHPEFELVDDAEEDDFWKKREFLPIYGLTGDLTQKFFRKTVYAAFEQYAGLIEENLPEELITRHGFIPRKAALQKIHFSLNPLEVDKIRQRFVFEEFFYSQILWARHKHFHGKQVSGIRFENKKQLTTQLHQKLPFRLTDAQKKTIREIFADMCSDRQMSRLLQGDVGSGKTIVTLFAMLLAVENGYQAALMAPTEILADQHYANISRFLDGFPVNVTLLKGGSYKGKAQIKTDIREGTSDIIIGTHALLQSDISFDRLGFVAVDEQHRFGVQQRAELAGKDKHPDLLYLSATPIPRSLSMTVYGDLEVSVINELPPNRIPVKTVVRSNQKIDLVYREVDRELHEGRQAYVVCPLIEESDKVDLLDAQRMHEHISTKVFPHYKCVLMHGKMSAREKYAIMQSFKAGEIRILVSTTVIEVGLDIPNASVMIVEHAERFGLAQLHQLRGRVGRGGQQAWCYLIEHFPVSNVARQRLDTLVRTTDGFLIAEKDLQLRGPGELFGTEQSGLPQFRFANLVQDQPVLREAREDAFAIIEEDPNLNAPEHSLIKNIYLEQFADKEKLILY; via the coding sequence ATGGAAAGATCGGAATATCGCAAAGACACAAGCATGCAGGTGAAATTCCTGAGGGGCGTGGGCGAAGTGCGGGCCCGCCAGCTTGGAAACGTGGGGATCAAGACTGTTCTCGACCTGTTCGAGTATTTTCCCCGGGCCTATCTGAACCGCGTGATCGATCGCTCCATCAAAGAACTCCGGCCTGGCAACCATATCGCCCTCACCTCCATGGTCAGTTGGGTGGAGCAGCGCGGCACCCGCAAAGGCAAAGACATGCTCAACGTGGGAATCAGCGACGGGCGCGCCATCCTGGTCTGCACCTGGTTCAGCTACCCGCAGAAGTATCTGGAGCTGCTGAAGCCCGGAGTGACCATTTGGGTGGCCGGGACCCTTTCAGAGTATAACGGTCAGTTGCAATTGATGCATCCGGAATTCGAACTGGTGGATGACGCTGAAGAGGATGATTTCTGGAAAAAGCGCGAGTTTCTGCCCATCTATGGCCTCACAGGTGACCTGACCCAGAAGTTTTTCCGCAAGACCGTTTATGCCGCCTTTGAGCAATACGCAGGCCTGATCGAGGAAAACCTGCCTGAAGAGCTGATCACAAGGCATGGTTTCATCCCCCGCAAGGCAGCGCTGCAAAAGATACACTTCTCCCTTAATCCTCTGGAAGTGGACAAGATACGGCAGCGCTTCGTTTTTGAGGAATTCTTCTATTCTCAGATCCTCTGGGCCCGGCACAAGCATTTCCATGGCAAACAAGTCTCCGGCATCCGCTTTGAGAACAAAAAGCAACTGACCACCCAACTCCACCAAAAACTTCCCTTCCGGCTGACGGATGCCCAGAAAAAGACGATCCGCGAGATCTTTGCGGACATGTGCTCGGACAGGCAGATGTCACGTCTGCTGCAGGGTGACGTAGGTTCTGGTAAGACGATCGTCACCCTGTTCGCAATGCTCCTGGCAGTGGAAAACGGATATCAGGCCGCGCTAATGGCGCCCACCGAGATTTTGGCAGATCAGCATTATGCCAACATCTCCAGGTTTTTGGATGGATTCCCGGTCAATGTAACCCTGCTCAAAGGCGGTTCCTACAAGGGAAAAGCCCAGATCAAGACCGACATTCGCGAGGGAACCTCCGATATCATCATCGGCACCCATGCGCTCTTGCAGAGCGATATTTCCTTCGACAGGCTCGGCTTTGTGGCCGTCGATGAGCAACACCGCTTCGGGGTCCAGCAGCGGGCAGAACTGGCTGGGAAAGACAAACATCCGGACCTTTTGTACCTGAGCGCCACTCCCATTCCCCGCTCCCTTTCCATGACGGTCTATGGCGACCTCGAGGTCAGCGTCATTAACGAATTACCGCCTAACCGAATACCGGTGAAGACCGTGGTGCGGTCGAATCAGAAGATCGATCTGGTCTACCGCGAAGTGGACCGGGAACTGCATGAAGGCAGGCAGGCTTATGTCGTTTGCCCCCTGATCGAGGAATCGGACAAGGTGGACCTACTCGACGCCCAGAGGATGCACGAGCACATCTCCACCAAGGTCTTCCCCCATTACAAATGCGTCCTCATGCACGGTAAGATGAGCGCCCGGGAGAAGTACGCAATAATGCAGAGCTTCAAGGCTGGAGAGATCAGGATCCTGGTTTCCACCACGGTGATCGAAGTCGGGCTGGACATACCCAACGCCAGTGTTATGATCGTGGAGCATGCCGAGCGCTTCGGACTGGCCCAATTGCATCAGTTGCGGGGCAGGGTGGGCCGCGGAGGACAGCAGGCCTGGTGTTATCTAATCGAGCATTTCCCTGTCAGTAATGTCGCCCGGCAAAGATTGGACACCCTGGTGCGGACCACGGACGGCTTTCTGATCGCCGAAAAGGACTTGCAGCTGCGCGGCCCCGGAGAGCTTTTCGGAACAGAACAGTCCGGCCTACCCCAATTCCGCTTTGCCAATCTCGTCCAAGACCAGCCAGTTTTGAGAGAGGCCCGTGAGGATGCCTTCGCCATCATCGAAGAGGATCCCAATCTGAACGCTCCGGAACACTCTCTGATCAAAAATATCTACTTAGAGCAATTCGCTGATAAAGAGAAGCTTATCCTATATTAA